In Miscanthus floridulus cultivar M001 chromosome 19, ASM1932011v1, whole genome shotgun sequence, the DNA window CTTTGCTGTCTCCTGCTGGAACCGGTTGCAAGTACAGGTGAATCACCAATTGGATTTCTTTCAAAACTTAGAGATGTTCAGAAGACAGCTTCATGTGCCATTCTTCACAGAGATTATAATAATTATGTGTTGGACGATTTGGAAAGCGAGAAATGGCCTAATCTTCAGTCAAGTTCCACCTTCGATACAAGCCTCAAAGAGGGAGTTCAGGGCAGAGTTCGTGCTGCTACTTTTGCGCACCAAAAAAAAAATCCCCCTTCATTGAGTCATGGTTAAACAATCTAGTTTAATCTCTTTAATTAGCttggtttattttctttatttctttctttgtttcttgagCTCCCTTTTCTTCCCCTCCCTTTTTCTGTGGTTTGTACTTTACCTTTATTAATAAAATTTCAGTAGGGGTGCACCCCTCCTGTTCTCCTCAAAAAAAGATGATATACATGATACGCTGTATTGATATTTGTTTTTAAAAACCTGATTAGCAATTGAAATTCAAACCCAAGGAAAAAAAAGGTATTAGATGGATTTTTAACAACAAAAATCTTACCGATGCCTTGGGATTATATCGGTAATGGTgcaaatccaaatccaaaataAAGAAATCCAAGGAAAATATACAATTATGGAAATCCACATCCAGTCCAATCAGTTTTAAAACAAAGAAAATCCAGATCCTATCCAGTTCACCCACGGAACATCCAAATCTCATCCATAAATCCAATTTAGGTCTTGTTCGGATGTTGTCGGATTCGTCTCAATTCACATGTGTtgggcttgtttggatgttaTCGAATTCGCCTCAATTTACATGTATTAGcccaacacatatggattgaaaCAAATCCGACGATATCTAAACAAGGACTTAGTACTAATCATCTTCGTTGGGGCTGAGCTGCCACGCGACACCACTACTGCAGGGAAACCTGCTCTGGCACAGCACGCCGAAGGTGCCGGCCCGCAGCAGCACTGCCGTATATAAAAATCCGTTTCTAAAAATCAGTTTTGTAACTGTATATAAAAATCATTTCTGTGACAGCGACCGTGTGAGTATTAAAGCCTTTCTAATGATATACTTCCTCTGTCTCTAAATATCTGTCACCACGGTTTACGTGCCGAtaaatttaactagatttatagaaaatattaacaatattttTATCTCCAAAtaggtttattatgaaaatagattcaacaatccatctaatgatattaattatgtatcataaatattaatattttttatatatacttAGTTAAAGTTGTTTCTTAAAAAACGAAAACTACAGTTAAAAAGAGGCGGAGAGTGTATGCGGTTCTTATATACGCGACCTCACTTCTTCACCGAACCTGGGGTCGAGTCAGTCAACCGGACATCGGCACAACATCGATCGCCATTATTGCTAGGGGTTGGGTTTGGGTAGGTAGCTAGCTTAGCTTAGCATGGCGGCAACTGGCTGGGACTGGGATGGCAGCCACGGGCCTTCTTGGAGCTGGAGCTACCACCACGAGCAGACCGGATCCCTAGTCCCAACCTGTAGCAGCTGGAGCTCGTCATCAGGTACCATAGTCTCAAGACTCTCAACTGCCTCTCCCCTGTCCTCCCCTGTCTCTATGGAGGCAACGGCCATGCAATTCGTCTTCTTCGGTATCCATGAAGAAAACGTTGAGGAGAGCACTAAAAGCCTAGCCCATGAATTCTTCGATGCGCCGTGTCCTGAAGGCGGGGACACGAGTGTCTTAGAGGGGTGGTTCACGGAGCAGGGCGTCAGCTGGAGCTGGGTTCGTCACGTCGCTGACGGTGCATCTTCTGGGAAGCTGGAGCATACTTCTGATGCAAGGAGCTGGATCCTGGCTCTGGCCGAAATCACGGAGACCATCCGCTCCACGGCATCACTCTTGCCGGGTCGTGGTTCCGTGGGCCTGCCCAGTATTTACGAGGACGAAGAATCCGAAGCTGAGGGTTCTATTCCGGAAATACTTCAGTTTGCACGGTTTATCCAAGAAACCATGCTGAAAATGCTTGCTTTTGTTGACTTCCTAGTTGCTCTAGATCCTATTGGGGTGCCGGCACTACACCAGAAGATCCATGTTTTGCTGTGTGTACGCGGTGCAATGTCCAATGCCTTATCCGAGATTGAGGTGTTATTCATTTCGACGCCCTCTGTAGAAGTTGAAAGGATACGAGTTGGGATGGTAAACCTCTTGTATGCAAAGAATGCCAAGGCGCGAGAGAGCATAAGGAGCACATTGGAGGAGATAAGGACTAGTATCATGGAATCGACGGTGGACTCACTGGGTACTCAAATTCCTCAGGGATCATCGGACATTCACAAGCTCACCTTGTCAGTAATGGCCCATATCACCTTCTTGCTGGATAATTACTTGCCGCTGGATCCAATTGTAACTGAAGCTGTTATCCTTGGTAAGTATGTGCCTCGGAATCGGATTATGTACATACCACCTTTGGATAGCATGGTCATGGAGATGACGTCTTATTTAGAAGACAGACTTCTTGACATGTCAGAATCATTTCTAGATCAAGGCCTTAGGTTCTTATTCTTGATCAACAATTCAAACTTCATATGTCATAGTCTCCATAACAGCACCACTGGGTTTGCTTTCCTCCAATTCCATGTTTCTTCCCTCCTTGAGAAAGTCGACGGCTACAAGGAGAGCTATCTACATGTATCTTGGGCACCAGTGTTGTCATGCTTGCTTAATCCTACACCTCGTTGCTTCGGGAAAACCTACTCCCTGCTACCCAAGTTTGAGTCTGAGTTTCAAAAGACGTACACCACTCAAAAGCTGTGGAAGGTCCCAGATCCTGAGATGAGAAAAAGACTGCGCAAAGCTGTAACCGAGAAAATCATCTCAGGATATACAAAATATATAGAGAATAACAATGTTACCACTGCAAACTCCACTCCCCAGAACCTGGAAGAGATGTTGCAAGAGCTGTTTGAAGGATGATGAACAGAGTGCATGCACCACCAAACACCAATCCAAGGAATTCAGCGTAGTAGGTTCCATctgtgtttgttttcaatgaaatGACTTGGCTTCTGAAGCTATATGTGAAGCAAACCAAAAGCTGAAGGATTATCAAACTTTCTttcactttatatatatatagggagaggctattcaatagccggctacaaaataagttattctatagctacctccatttactataattttatatactaatttaccataatgtcaatacatatttacgatagttgggttactataacacatggggatatttaccgtaacattatattaaaccacttagtaaggagttactataatctcataaattaacatagtaattatcataactcaaagtggctacagaataagttattctgtagccagctacaggatagtagttctatatatatatatatatatatatatatatatatatatatatatatatatatatatatatatatatatatatatatatatatatatataagtggtttaatataatgttacggtaaatatccccatgtgttatagtaacccaactatcgtaaatatgtattgacattatggtaaattagtatataaaattatagtaaatggaggtggctacagaataacttattttgtagccggctactgaatagcctctccctatatatatatatatatatatatattctcacATTTTTTAAATAACCATGGAACGGCAGAGAGCTTACCTCTACCTTGTGCCTTGTAGGGTAGTACCAGCATCagtggtatatatatttatatgctCTTTTTCAAATCACAGCCTCTTGAATTGTTCACTCTCAACTGTCATTTCTCCAAATGAACTCGTGTGCATTAACTGAGAAAGTTTTGTCTTGGGATTTTTGAAGCTATATTAGATCTATGGCACTAGATATGAACGCATCGGCTATTGCATTGGTTCCACAATAGACGCCGATAGCCCAGAAGCAGAACCCCTGCAGCAGCAGAGAGGCACATGTTTGGCACTGTCCAAATCTGAATAACAGATGGCACAAAGTATGGCGTCGTCTCTCTGCAATAGCAACATACTCGTGCAGTTACACATCACGTTATATGTTGTACTTAAGTAGCTTTAGTATAATTTGATTGGTTTTCATACGAGGCAGATCAGTAAGTTGTGCTAACAGTAAGCAGTAGCATGTTACTTGCACTACTACATAAATGACCTTCACTGCCAGTTTCTTAAAAACCTTGCAGTGATAGTGCCTGCCGGCCCATCGCTCCCTGTTTGTGGCTAAAACCAGAAGTGATAGgaccaaccgacagtgatattggaGTTATCACTGCGGttcatatcactgccggttttagccatgAACCGCCAGTGATATTaagtcatcactgtcggttttggctaaaaccgacatTGGATACTATCACTGtggttcgtggcttgaaccggcagtgatatgttGTACGAAAAacttcataactttctcatatgatgttTGATAAGACAAACTTTATACCAATGTTGTAGCAATCGACGATCTccaactttgtagttaaaactttttttatttgagatcgtttggatgtccaaatataCATCACAAGATTTTATAGAGCTAATACCAAAGGAGTCCCTATGCTCTATAGTCACAAGTGAGTGTGTAGAGGTAGTTAAGGATCTCGAATGGAGAAgtgatcaaaacaaaagttgtagatctcaaaaagttatgcaacttagtaattcacaacttttttatttgaagtcatttTGATGTCTCTCTATTTGACTTGCAAGATTTTATAGAAAATTAAAACCCAAGAAATCCATATGCTCTATAGTCATAAGTGAGTGTGTAGTGATAGTTAAGGATCTTGGATGGTGAAGCGACCTGAACAAAAgatatagatctcgaaaagttatgcaattttatagttgacaactttttcatttgaaatcatttatctaataaaaattacgtttgatttctcaaatttaaaattcaaatttttaaaacgACGTCTGATGGAAAAATGcctaaaacaaaagttttagataactttttcatttgaagtcatccATCCAAGAAAAATTATGATTGAATTTCCTCAATCTGAAATTTAAATTcttcaaatgaccttggatggagaaatgaccaaaaccaaagttgtaggcctcgaaaagttataaaactttgtagttcacaacttttcatttgaattcatctaGGACCCCAAATACTCATTTGAAAATCAGAGTGACATAAAATGGGGAGGACGAATATCCCAAATGGACACAAACGTCTTACAGGTGGAGTGGTTACGGGATAAACATGCAAAGCTAGAGGTAGGGGGTTCAAGCGCAGGCAGCACAAAGCGCGTGTTTTTTCGCCTAAAAAATCGTGGGACTTGTGGCTAATGAGCAAGGTCTCTCCTAGTATTAAAAAAATCCCTACTTTTTCAACCCTTTTTTGTGGTTTTTTGGAAACCACGCTTTGGTTGTGTCGgttcaaaaaaccggcagtgatggggattttgaaccggcactgATGTTCCATTCTGTAGCAGCGTTGTTCAAATGTCAGTTGATGCCTTTTACAGTGACAAACTAGACAAGCATGTAACAACATATTTGGTTACATCAATGGTTCCTACATGCTGAGCTCCTCACTTCTGTATTTGTTTACCTGTACAAGATGCTGAGATCATACAAAATGCTCCATAGAAGTCAGAACCAGAGATGTAAAAAAGAAACGAGGTGTTAAAAATTTGATGCCGGGTGTGCTTAAAAGGCGACGATCTAGAAAATTAAAAATCATGTGACTTGTGGCTAACGATCAGGTTCTCTCCTAGTATTAAAACAAAATCCTACTCTTTCAACTCATTTTTTGGGTTTTCTGAAAACCACATCGCTGTCGGTCCActttggttgtgccggttcaaaaaaccgacagtgacggGGATTTTGAACTGGTTCTGATGTTCCGTTCTGTAGCAGTGTGTCCGGCCCTTAGTTTGGGGTCCACTGTGCATCACATATCAGTCTCTGGATCAATAGCTGATACACACAGATTGAACAAGATTGATATCAAAACCATATTTTTATTGATAACGGGAAAACACATTTACAAAGTTTATATTTACAAGGCTTAGGCCATTGGCCTTACAACAAACATCGGAGTTCTAACACAGCGGTCCTACAACGTTGTGGTTCCATTCCTACAAGCAACTTGGAGTGCGGACGTAAACCCCGTCCTTAAGCGCATCCTTATATCTTAATCCTTGTAGTCCTTGCGTAGCTCCCTTGCGTAGTCGCACGGCTTCGTCCTCGTGCGTACTCGTATAGTCCCGCCCTTGCATAGATTGTGATAGCTCCATCGTTGTGCGTGCTCCTATAGCCTCACTCCTAAAAACATCGAATAGAGTGgattgagtacataaagtactcaacaAGCGTGGATGGCGGAGGGTGTATGTAGAGGTGGGTTATGGTGGCAGTGGTGTATATGGAAGGGTTGAAGTTATATGTAAAAATGGAGTTTGGGTCCTCGGAGAGTATTAACACTTCTTGCCAGTTCCCGAGGTTTATTGGTTATAACTTACCATATTAGCacagtttcattacacataaaagcgTCTAATCATCTATGACCTCATCCCAGCggttgcccattccaaggacgtggctattcaaatagattcaatacactttgcagaggttgtacacattTTCCCGCATGATAGGCACAGTCCGACACCATCGTCATGGCTTAGACAGGCCTAACGAGATCTCGTATCCGGATGGAATGACCTTAGGTATCCATACAACACTACCACGGTCTACtcaggtgtggcagaacctcctaagttatagggcccacatgcacctgtcactgtccgacgacctttgatatttatgcatatgtttccaataacttaaaaagactgtcgggtgtcctcggggaaccccgaatcatccacgatttccgagcaggatcacgttacagagtcattgtagtattacaacatttattcaaatatcaaaaccagagtaaaaatagcggaagtcttacgataacatagtttacaaaccagttatttcaaaccttacaaactaagttctttaattattacaaaccatagtagtagtggagtggcataattaa includes these proteins:
- the LOC136526577 gene encoding exocyst complex component EXO70A3-like — encoded protein: MQFVFFGIHEENVEESTKSLAHEFFDAPCPEGGDTSVLEGWFTEQGVSWSWVRHVADGASSGKLEHTSDARSWILALAEITETIRSTASLLPGRGSVGLPSIYEDEESEAEGSIPEILQFARFIQETMLKMLAFVDFLVALDPIGVPALHQKIHVLLCVRGAMSNALSEIEVLFISTPSVEVERIRVGMVNLLYAKNAKARESIRSTLEEIRTSIMESTVDSLGTQIPQGSSDIHKLTLSVMAHITFLLDNYLPLDPIVTEAVILGKYVPRNRIMYIPPLDSMVMEMTSYLEDRLLDMSESFLDQGLRFLFLINNSNFICHSLHNSTTGFAFLQFHVSSLLEKVDGYKESYLHVSWAPVLSCLLNPTPRCFGKTYSLLPKFESEFQKTYTTQKLWKVPDPEMRKRLRKAVTEKIISGYTKYIENNNVTTANSTPQNLEEMLQELFEG